In one Hypanus sabinus isolate sHypSab1 chromosome 11, sHypSab1.hap1, whole genome shotgun sequence genomic region, the following are encoded:
- the gorab gene encoding RAB6-interacting golgin gives MAGWAGFSDEEVTRIKQLKDPLIVEKPEKFGGAPSRNKSRQQLQRERALNQHCRKENGHKDVPLILPEQQLTKAKMNPPQATESPAPELGPKPVVKAANRQLTAPEESCQKEMEASCTFLESSVKELSAEQIKGMELRERSRLEQLQLEQRLMEEKNKRKKALLSKAIAERSKQTMAETMKLQHIQKELQSLDNLLSNGVNVLRNRIEQSSLEYYQAKKRYDKAEVEYVAAKLDLHKKIELKEQLTEHLCAIIQQNELRKAKKLEELMRQLEMEADEEQLELEIEVENILQKQELPKASNQTNTGSEEAAHQTIQEEGSQSKKQIESEVESTATCNTGRDNSEDPSQIQETEKLNPQAPEKIQTVART, from the exons ATCCTTTGATTGTTGAGAAGCCAGAAAAATTTGGAGGAGCACCATCAAGAAACAAAAGTCGTCAGCAACTCCAGAGGGAAAGAGCATTGAACCAGCATTGTCGCAAAGAAAATGGGCACAAGGATGTTCCTCTTATCCTTCCAGAACAACAACTGACCAAAGCAAAGATGAATCCTCCACAAGCCACAGAGTCCCCTGCACCTGAGCTGGGACCAAAGCCAGTTGTAAAAGCAGCTAATAGACAATTGACTGCACCTGAAGAAAGCTGTCAAAAAGAAATGGAAGCATCATGTACATTCCTGGAATCCTCAGTTAAAGAGCTATCAGCAGAGCAGATCAAAGGGATGGAATT GCGCGAGAGATCACGACTTGAACAGCTGCAGCTAGAGCAGCGACTAATGGAAGAGAAGAATAAACGCAAGAAGGCGCTTTTGTCGAAAGCCATTGCAGAAAG GTCGAAGCAAACCATGGCAGAAACTATGAAACTACAGCATATCCAAAAAGAGCTTCAGAGTTTGGATAACTTGTTATCAAATGGAGTTAATGTCCTCCGGAATCGGATTGAACAGTCCAGTTTGGAATATTATCAGGCTAA GAAGAGGTATGATAAAGCAGAAGTGGAATATGTTGCAGCTAAACTGGATCTACACAAGAAGATTGAACTGAAGGAGCAGCTGACTGAACATTTATGTGCCATAATTCAGCAGAATGAATTACGCAAAGCTAAGAAGCTGGAGGAGCTGATGCGGCAATTGGAAATGGAGGCAGATGAGGAACAATTAGAGTTAGAGATTGAAGTGGAAAACATCTTGCAAAAGCAAGAACTACCGAAGGCATCTAATCAGACCAATACAGGAAGTGAAGAAGCAGCACACCAGACAATTCAAGAGGAGGGCAGTCAGAGTAAAAAGCAGATTGAAAGTGAAGTGGAGAGCACTGCTACTTGCAACACAGGCAGAGATAATTCAGAGGACCCATCTCAAATTCAAGAAACTGAGAAATTGAATCCTCAAGCTCCAGAGAAAATCCAAACAGTTGCTAGAACTTGA